From Coccinella septempunctata chromosome 4, icCocSept1.1, whole genome shotgun sequence, a single genomic window includes:
- the LOC123312369 gene encoding uncharacterized protein LOC123312369 — MLIMNPDEELKVLLESFDELEDNLNHSKNSSKRKVSLTEDEPFNKMAKIPSIFYPLDMESILKKTPEGNVLLYNRAKLNNDYRNKLSKILVNELIFATGKSIKREAFVKVCEEIVQLFPNEVTETYYIPYVSSKHGLRKQAARGKLWSRYLNVRALLRMTSDPKKIESEVEGEREDSDELKNDLIFLESAVEPFVRILESWERTFDYRQNLFKEPSFEIDKIFNKFPCLKMPYALELFEADFNRIYPEKIDIVYSEGPKICRAIIKESEERKVSPFKEDIEDTNKKALFLLPYMFSPVTIKKGKSNSGIYRPTRKEVQESFFVQAEVRTKCSLVIQYAIHSFVSEF, encoded by the exons ATGTTGATAATGAATCCAGATGAAGAATTGAAAGTGCTCCTAGAGTCGTTTGATGAGTTAGAAGATAATTTAAATCATAGTAAGAACTCATCGAAGAGAAAAGTTTCACTCACTGAAGATGAACCATTTAATAAAATGGCAAAAATTCCTAGCATTTTTTATCCATTG GATATGGAATCAATTCTCAAGAAAACACCAGAAGGAAATGTCCTATTGTATAACAGGGCCAAATTAAACAATGATTATAGAAATAAACTTTCCAAAATATTAGTAAATGAATTGATATTTGCTACCGGGAAGAG TATAAAAAGAGAGGCATTTGTAAAAGTGTGCGAAGAAATAGTACAGCTCTTTCCCAATGAAGTGACTGAAACATATTACATACCGTATGTTTCATCCAAACATGGATTAAGAAAACAAGCAGCAAGGGGGAAGTTATGGTCTCGTTACCTAAATGTAAGGGCTCTTTTAAGAATGACGTCtgatccaaaaaaaattgaatctgaAGTTGAGGGAGAAAGAGAAGATTCagatgaattgaaaaatgatttgataTTCTTGGAGAGTGCAGTGGAACCTTTTGTTAGAATTTTGGAATCATGGGAAAGAACTTTTGATTACAGACAAAATCTTTTCAAAGAACCAAGCTTTGAAATCGATAAAATTTTTAATAAGTTCCCATGTTTAAAAATGCCTTATGCCTTAGAATTG tTTGAAGCAGACTTCAATCGGATATACCCTGAGAAAATTGATATTGTTTATTCAGAGGGCCCAAAAATATGTAGGGCAATCATTAAAGAAAGTGAAGAACGTAAGGTTTCACCATTCAAAGAAGATATAGAAGAtacaaataaaaaagctctttTTCTATTGCCATACATGTTTTCACCAGTAACCATCAAAAAAGGAAAGTCTAACTCTGGAATATATAGACCTACAAGAAAGGAAGTACAGGAAAGCTTTTTTGTACAAGCTGAGGTAAGAACAAAATGTAGTTTGGTCATACAATATGCAATTCATTCATTTGTTTCAGAATTTTGA
- the LOC123311404 gene encoding enhancer of yellow 2 transcription factor — protein MFMISIFLWVICYLCLLLLNSFWILLPIMSQESKISLHLDVNNGMDRVTELVQTRLIECGWRDQVRLACRRAITENKDKQVPTVDELISRITPKARSMVPDSVKRELLHELEMILVNVDRTGYAKHF, from the exons ATGTTTATGatttctatttttctatgggTTATTTGCTATCTTTGTTTATTACTTTTGAATAGTTTTTGgattttattgccaataatgtCTCAAGAATCCAAAATTTCTCTTCATCTGGATGTCAATAATGGAATGGACAG GGTAACGGAATTAGTTCAAACTAGGCTCATTGAATGTGGATGGAGAGATCAAGTGAGATTAGCCTGCCGTAGAGCAATAACAGAAAATAAAGATAAGCAAGTACCAACTGTTGATGAATTAATATCAAGAATTACACCTAAGGCAAGAAGTATGGTCCCTGATTCAGTTAAAAGAGAATTGTTACATGAATTAGAAATGATTTTGGTCAATGTAGATAGAACAGGTTATGCAAAACATTTCTAA